From one Oncorhynchus clarkii lewisi isolate Uvic-CL-2024 chromosome 6, UVic_Ocla_1.0, whole genome shotgun sequence genomic stretch:
- the LOC139410797 gene encoding protein SET, whose translation MSAPAAKVSKKELNSNHDGADETSEKEQQEAIEHIDEVQNEIDRLNEQASEEILKVEQKYNKLRQPFFQKRSELIAKIPNFWVTTFVNHPQVSALLGEEDEEALHYLTRVEVTEFEDIKSGYRIDFYYDENPYFENKVLSKEFHLNESGDPSSKSTEIKWKSGKDLTKRSSQTQNKAGKKRQHEEPESFFTWFTDHSDAGADELGEVIKDDIWPNPLQYYLVPDMDDEEGEGEDDDDDEEGLEDIDEEGDEDDGEEDEEEDDGDDGEDDGEDD comes from the exons AAAAAGAGCAACAGGAAGCTATTGAACACATCGACGAAGTTCAAAACGAAATTGACAG ACTGAATGAGCAAGCAAGTGAGGAGATATTGAAAGTAGAACAGAAATACAATAAACTCCGTCAGCCGTTCTTTCAGAAGAGATCAGAACTGATTGCTAAAATCCCCAACTTCTGGGTCACCACATTCGTCAACCATCCACAAG TTTCTGCTCTTCTtggggaggaagatgaggaggcaCTTCACTATCTGACCAGGGTGGAGGTTACAGAGTTTGAAGATATCAAATCGGGCTACAGAATAGATTTT TATTACGATGAAAATCCATACTTTGAAAACAAAGTCCTTTCCAAAGAGTTCCATCTGAACGAGAGTGGAGACCCATCCTCAAAGTCGACAGAAATCAAATGGAAATCGGGAAAG GACCTGACAAAGCGCTCCAGCCAGACACAGAACAAAGCCGGCAAGAAGAGGCAACATGAAGAGCCAGAGAGCTTCTTCACCTGGTTCACTGATCACTCAGATGCTGGGGCAGATGAGCTGGGAGAGGTGATCAAGGATGACATCTGGCCAAACCCCCTGCAGTACTACCTG GTTCCTGACATGGATGATGAGGAGGGTGAAGGtgaagatgatgatgacgatgaggaAGGCCTTGAGGACATTGATGAGGAGGGTGATGAAGATGATggggaggaagatgaagaggaggatgacggAGATGATGGGGAG GATGATGGAGAAGATGATTAA